In Thermodesulfobacteriota bacterium, the DNA window ACCATGCTTAAAAACCGCTTGACAAAAAACACAGTTGCTCAGTCGTCGCTCCTCGGCGCCTTGCGTCTAATATCTTGCCGGTGATCAGAAATATTCCATAACCTACTGATTTTAATCTTGATAGCTAAATTAGACGGCGGATCTGGGTTGATCTTATATCCACGCGCCCATTTCGCCTCTTCCCCGGCCTTTTCCATCGTGGTAAAATGTTATTTAGTCTTCATCCGGAAACCCCGACATCCCGGATGAGCTATCAGTGTTCAGCTTAATGTGTTGTTTGTCTTAGATTTTTGCTGACAGCTGAGTGCTGATAGCTGAAAGCGTGAAGCCGGAAACAGAGTTTCCGGATGAGCACTATTAGACAATTTGATTATGAGTGACAGCAAAAATCCCGGTCTCTATATCCACGTCCCATTTTGCCGGACAAAGTGCCCCTATTGCGATTTTTATTCGGTGACCTCCCTTTCTCTTGTCTCTGAATGGATGTATGGGTTGCACAGAGAGGCCCTTATCTATAAAGACCGCTTTACCGCCTTTGATTCCCTCTATCTGGGAGGCGGCACCCCGACCTTGCTCGCCGGGCATGAACTCGCCACCTTTATGGATGGCCTTTTCCGGCATTTTACCTTCTCACCCGATACAGAGATAACCATAGAGGCCAATCCCGACGACGTCACCCTGGAAAAGCTGACGCTCCTGCGGGATCTGGGAGTAAACCGCATCAGCCTCGGCGCCCAGTCTTTCGATGACCGGGAGCTTCAATACCTGGGCCGGAGACACACTGCCCGGCAGACGGACAAGGCGCTGGAGTGGATCAGGGCCTCCGGCTTTACCAATGCAGGAGTGGACCTGATGTATGGATTTGCCGGCCAGACTGAGGCAGACTGGATGCAGACCATGAAACACGCCCTTGCTTTTGAACCGGAACACCTCTCCTGCTATCAGATGACGCCCGAAGAGGGGACACCCTTTGGCAAAATGCTGGCAGAGGGCCGGATCAAACCCCTGGAAGAAGAGAAAGAAAGGGATTTCTTCCTTCTTACCTCCAGGTTCCTTGAGGAGCACGGATATCTACATTACGAAATCTCTAATTTTGCGAGGAGCGAGGCATTCTTTTCCCGGCACAACCGGAAATACTGGCAGCACGTCCCCTACCTGGGGCTTGGCCCTTCTGCCCATTCATTTCAGGACGGCGTCCGCTGGTGGGATTACAGGTCCATCCGCAAGTATTGCCGGGCGCTCGCAGAAGGAAAGCCACCGGTTGATGGGACCGAGACACTTTCTACGGAACAGCTCAGACTGGAGGCGCTTTACCTGGGCTTCCGAACCAGGGACGGGGTGTCTATGGAAACCCTTCATAATAGCAGCCCCCGAGCAGACCGGATTTTGTCCCGGCTACAAGAATCAGGATTGGTAAGGGTCCTACAAAACCGGGCCTTACCTACCCGTGAAGGATTTGCAGTGGCGGACCGCCTCCCGCTTTTGTTTTCAGAATGAGAATGCTTGCCAATTTCTAATCATCTGTGCAATAATTTTTATAACAAGAAAATAATCCAGGTCGCCCCCATACTGCCTACCGCCACAGGGAAAGGGAGTGGCCATAGGACGTTGGCTGGAGGACAAGATGATAAAAAAGATCTTGATATACCTGGGAATCTTTGTTGTCTTTTTTCCAATATTCGATCATCCGGCGCGAGCGGCCAGTGCCCCGTCGATAAGAGACGATACCCCGGCAGCGATCAAACTCCCGGTACCGCAACGCCCTCACGAAAAGAGTTATTTGGGACTCTCCGGGACAGGGCATTTCAATATCTCACAAATCAAGGCCCCGGTTGTAATTGTTGAAGTCTTCAGTATGTATTGCCCGCACTGTCAAAAAAATGCCCCCGAAGTAAATAAACTATATCGGATTATTGAAGATAATCCATATGTTAAAGACAAGATCAAATTAATTGGCATCGGGGCGGGGAATTCTTCTTACGAAGTCGAAATATTCAGAAAAAAATATGACATATCCTTTCCCCTTTTCGCAGATAGTGATTATTCTGTCCACAAGGCCCTGGGTGAAGTCAGAACTCCTTATTTCATTGGGATCAAAAACAATAAAGACGGCACGTACCGGGTCTTCTATTCTAAACTTGGCGGGGTTGAAAAGGCCGACGAATTCCTGGAGATGATGCTTAAATTATCCGGCTTGCAGTAGGAGGATTAATATGTCCGGTAAAAAAGGGACCTGGTTCATACTCGTAATTGGATTTACCCTATTTTCGTTTATCTCGCCGGCCTACGGGCTCTCAGATGTGTACAGGGAGAATATTTACCAGGTCGGAGACTTAAAGCCGCGGGACAGCGTGCCCAAACTTAAGGTGGGCGACCCTGCCCCTGACTTTACCCTGCCGGCCGTCTCCGGAGGAAAGGTATCACTTAGCCATTACCGGGGGAAAAAGCACGTGGTCATCTCATTCGTTCCTGCGGCCTGGACACCGGTCTGTTCAGACCAATGGCCCGGGTACAACATCGTAAAGGATATTTTTGACCAAAACGATGCCGTAATTATAGGGATTACTGTAGACAATATACCTACGCTCTATGCCTGGACCAGACAGATGGGGGAGCTATGGTTCCCGGTTCTTTCTGATTTCTGGCCCCATGGGGCAGTAGCAAACAGTTATGGTGTGCTGCGTTCTGACGGGGTCTCGGAAAGGGCCTTATTTATAATCGATAAAAAGGGCGCCATTCGCTATATAGACGTACATGATATCAACCAAAGGCCGGACCTCGGGGTCCTCATCCAGGAGCTGGAAAAACTAAACCGTGCCTATCCCCGGTAACCTGCTCACTACTGCTATGGCGGTTATGCCGCATAAAGATGTGGATCGGGCCCTTCAGATGGCCCTGTCTTTAGACGTGCCCTTCTGGCCTCAACTTCCCCGCCTGAGCTACTATGAAGACATGTACGTCCAGGCCTCAGAGCACTTCCCGGGTATCGTGCTTGATCTGGGAAGGCGCACCCTTCGTTTTTCTATGGAAAAATTTGTAAGTGAGTTTGAGGGGGCCATAGCCCATTTCGATGAGCCGGAATATTTCGATATCAGCGATACCTATTCACAGGTCTATAGCCGTTTCCTGGCCCTGGATCTGTCAGATCGTCCGGCCATACGGGGGCAACTCGAAGGCCCGATCAGTTTCGGGTTAAACGTACTGGATCAGGACAACCGCCCTATCCTGTTTAACGACACCATCCGCCCGCTTATGCTTGAGATACTGGCCAAGCGGATAAACGCCCAGTTGAACCGCCTCAAAAAATTAAATGCCAATGCCTTCATGTTTGTGGACGAGCCGGGGCTACAGTTTATATTCAGCGGTATGGCCGGCTATGGAGATGTGGCGGCAAAAAAAGATATGGAGACCTTTTTCTCCATGATGGAAAGACCCCGTGGCGTCCATCTTTGCGGCAACCCGGATTGGGACTTCTTATTAGGTCTGGATATGGACGTGTTGTCTCTGGACACCTACTCCAACGGAGAAGTCTTTGTGTCTTATGCCCGGTCTATCCGTAAGTTCCTGGAACGCGGCGGGGTCATTGTCTGGGGGATGGTACCGACTAATGTCGAACCGTTTGAAAGAGAGGGCCTTGATTCGCTTGAGGCACGCCTCGCTGAATTATGGACTGCCCTCGTTAAGGCCGGTATCGACCGCGAATTTCTTCTGTCCCGAAGTATGCTCTCCCCGGCCACCTGCTGTCTTGTCAACCCGGATGTGGAAAAAACAGTGGAAAAGGCATTTACAACGATCGGCGCGTTATCCCGGCGGCTGAGAGAAAAATACAGGAGGTAGAGAAACGGCTGGGGCAATAAAGGGGATTTTGAAGAGAAAATAGGTTAGATCAGTCGTTTTTCTGTGTATGGCAGGTGAAACACCCACCCGATTTACTGTCATCGCCTGCGATCATCTCGCTGTAATCCCACCTGAGCATGTCTGAATAGGGGCTTCCATGTGGCTTGTGGCAGGACAGACACATGACCAGATCTGTGCCCAATGTTACGTTGGCGCTGGCCTCGGTCCATCCAGCCAGGCTGGGGCGCGCTACGGGAACATTGGGGGCATACGTCCCCACGCCACCGGCAGCATCAAAAGCCGTGGCATACTCACCGGAATTTGGTATGACCGCATCCGAGGGATGTCTCTGCCAGACGCTGCCGCTCTGTTCGATGTGGAAGTTGCCGTGGCAACCGCAACAAAAACCCGTCATGGTGTTGCCCAAGGCAGAAAAATTGGCTGCCGAGTCTTTTGTCCCGGAATAGCCGAGGTATTCGTTGTGATCGTTGGCAGCGGACGTGTATTGCCAGTTGCTGTCTTCAATCCCCGAAACCCCGGAGCCGGCACCACTCATATGGCCGTCAAGGAAGCGATACCAGCCTTCGTCTGCACTGTCGACTATAGGGCCCGTATCGTCTTTGTGATGGTAACCCTTGGGACCGGCGGCATTTCCCATCATGTGGCATTTGGTGCAACCCTGCCTGGTGCCGAACATTGTGTTCGTTCCGTCTAAGTTGTTGTGACAGCATTGCGCCCCGCAGCTGCTTGTTACCGCTCCCGGCGCCACGCTTAAATTGTCATCCGGATTAGCCGCAAAAACGTTATGTCCCTTCGTATCATCACCCTGGGCTACCCAGTAGAAATTGCCTCCGGCCAGGCCCTGGTTACCGGCTCCATAGGTAGGCGCGCCACTGGTATTGTACACAATGGGTGCCCCGGTGACGGCATTGATCCCCGTGGCCTGACCGGCGGCTGAATGGCAGCCCACACAGTCGCCCACGAGAAGAGACGCATAAGGCCCACCGGCGACCACAGCGGTTCCGTTCTGGCTGTTGTGCATGGTATGGCAGTTGACACAGGGACCGGTAATTGCGGCAAGAGAGGTCACCGGAATGGACAGTATCAAGAAAATAACCAGCGTAGCTGACAGGATAGTTATCCCCTGAAGAGGTATTCTTAGAGTAGCCCGCGGTGCTGGATTACTTACCATTTCCCATGTTCCCGTACACTTCTATTCCGAAGTGGAACTAAATTTTCATACCCAACTTTTAATGGCAGAATTTTTTCTTTTGTTCTCGTAGCACATGTAAGTTTCATTGTCTAGTAAAATTGGGCAAAATACACTAGCCAGAGACCAAACTTCCGCACTCTAGCTTATTGTTTTTATCGGCATTTTCGGGCTAACTCTTTAATTTATGAGCTGAAGCCATTTCTTTCTATCCTGTCTTGCCAGACAAAAGCAAAATCTGTGCCGTAACCTGAGGGATAATCTTAAACAAGAAAAATATCCGTTATATCCGATGGTTATATTTTTACCGGGATAGCGAAGGAGCGTCAAGACAATAGAAAAAGAGAACCAAAATACCCACTCAGTGGAAAATCGTTTCCATTTCTAGAAAAATGTTTTCCCCACCTCTTTTTAATCCACAGATTACGCAGATTACACAGACTTTCGTGAGTTATTGGGTTAAATTCTACGCAGCTTGCTGCGGGGTAGTTAATTGTCTGAAGTCCACACAGGGACATCGTTTTGTTGTCATTTAGAAGTGATGGGGATGGAAAAAACAGGAAAGGAGTTGAAAAAAGGCACAAGCTTGCTTTAAGATTAAATTAAAGGCTCAAAAATCTAAGGCGACAGACCTTGGTGTTGGCTTTCGAAAAGGTGGCAACGCCAATGCGAACCGGTACCACCCGACCTTACAGGTATTAAACAGTGTTATCTATATAGATGCAGGAGGAGACGAGATTATGACCACGATCAAGATAAAAGGCATGTCCTGCGATCACTGTGTAAGAGCTGTATCCAAGGTATTGAACAGCATCGAAGGCATTAAGAATGTCAAAGTCGATCTGGCTAAGGGTGAAGCTACTTTTATTGAAGAGAAACCAGTCGACGTAAGCATGATTAAAGAGCAGATAAAAAAAGCGGGGTACGAGGTTGGCTGACCAAGTCATGGTCCATACCAAAGACAAGAGCGGCGACGAAAAGACCACTATTTCTGTGGGCGGAATGACCTGCGCCGCCTGCGTACGGCGTGTAGAATCAGCCTTGAAATCAGCCCATGGCGTCACAGAAGCAAATGTGAACTTGGCCACAGCACGGGCTACCTTAACCCACAGCCCGGAATGGTCCGGAGTAGAAGAACTAAGAAAAATACTCTCTGACACAGGATACGAGTTCTTAGGTGTCCTGGGTGAGATATCTGAAGACCCGGCCGAGGCGGCCCGGAAAAAGGAGATAAAAGAACTCAAGGTAAAATTATACGTGGGCGTGGTTCTCAGCATCCTTATCCATGCGGGTTCCATGCAACATTGGTTCCCTTTCCTTCAATCCATCCCCAGACAGACCATGCTCTTTTCTCTCCTTATCCTTGCCACGCCGGTGATGTTCTGGGTAGGAAGCCGCTTTTATGTGGGCGCCCTCAAGGCCGCCAGACAAAAAACAACGGATATGAATACCCTGGTGGCCGTGGGCACCCTATCCGCCTACCTCTATTCTGCCGTGGCTACATTCTGGCCTGATTTTTTTACGCGTGCCGGTATCGCGCCACATATCTATTTTGACGGCGCAGCCATGATTATTACTCTGGTTATCCTGGGCCGCTTTCTGGAAGCCCGGGCCAAAGGAAAGACTTCTGCCGCTATAAAGAAGCTGATGGGGCTTAAGCCAAAGACGGCCCGTGTTATCCGGGATGACAAGGAGATGGACATCCCTATTGAGGCCCTCGTGAAAGAGGATATTGTCCTGGTGCGGCCGGGAGAAAAGATCGCCACGGACGGCATGGTTATCTCCGGGGCCTCCGGGGTGGACGAATCCATGCTTACCGGAGAAAGCCTGCCTGTGACCAAGCAGGCCGGGAGCGAAGTATTTGCCGGCACGTTGAACAAGAGCGGGAGCTTCACCTTCAAAGCCACTAAAGTAGGCGCGGAGACTGCCCTGGCCCAGATCATCCGATTGGTCGAAGAGGCTCAGGGGTCTAAAGCGCCCATCCAGCGCTTCGCAGATAAGGTGGCCTCTGTCTTTGTCCCGGTGGTATTCACTATAGCCGTGCTCACCTTTATTATCTGGTACTTTCTTGTCCCGGAACCAATCCTTAGCCGCGCTCTCCTGAATTTTGTATCCGTCCTGATCATTGCCTGCCCCTGTGCCATGGGCCTGGCTACACCCACGGCGGTCATGGTCGGAACCGGCTTAGGGGCTGAAAACGGCATCCTGTTCAAGGGCGGCGAAAGCCTGGAAAAGGCGTACAAACTTACAACGATTGTCTTTGACAAGACAGGGACATTGACCAAGGGAGAGCCGGAGGTCACGGATATACTACCGGCAGGGGACCTGCAACCAAAAGACGTTCTCCGGATCGCGGTATCCATTGAGGCCCTCTCCGAACATCCTCTCGCCCAGGCCATCGTGGAAAGAAGTCGGCGGGAAGAGGTGTCCCCCTACCCTGTCCATGACTTCGAGGCCCTCTCCGGTCTCGGGGCTAAAGCCACCTTTAACGGCAAGAAGGTATCCCTTGGGAACCTTCGACTCATGGAGAAAGAGCGAGTAGCGATGCAAGGCCTGGATCAGGACGCCAAAAGGCTCGCCGGCGAGGGAAAGACCTGTGTTTTTGTGGTTGAAGAAAGAACGGCGGCCGGCCTTATTGCCCTTTCCGATGTCCCCAGGGAATCTGCCCGGGATACGGTTTCGGCCCTTAAGCGCATGGGGCTGCATGTGGCCATGATTACCGGAGATAATGAGAAGACCGCCCGCGCCATAGGCCGGGCCGTGGGCATCGATCAGGTTATGGCCGAGATACTGCCTGCCGACAAAGCCAGAGAGATACGGCGTTTGCAGGAGCAAGGCCAGGTAGTAGCCATGGTTGGAGACGGCATCAACGATGCCCCGGCCCTGACTACAGCAGACATCGGGATTGCCATCGGCGCCGGGACGGATGTGGCCATAGAGGCCAGCGACATCACGCTCATCACTGACGACCTGCGGCTGGTGCCCACGGCCATCAAGCTGTCATCCCAGACCATGAAGGTAATCAAACAGAACCTCTTCTGGGCATTTTTCTACAATAGCCTCGGGATCCCCATCGCAGCCGGGATTTTGTATCCCTTCTTTGGAATACTCTTGAATCCTGTGTTTGCGGCTGCGGCCATGGCCATGAGTTCGGTCTCCGTGGTGGGGAACTCTCTGCGCCTGAGGAGATCATGGATGCGTTCCAATTTTGGCCGCAGATGAACGCAGATTATCGGGATGTTAAAGAACCAGATTTTAAAGACCTCCCCGATGACTGGACCTGCCCGGTCTGCGGGGCTACAAAGGACCAATTTAAAAAGCAGTAGGATAGATGTTAACCGTAGGTAGCGCTGTGGATACTACAAAACAAAAAGGCAGAGATCTCAAGCGTCGGCTTATGGAACTCCTCGCCTCTACCGATCTTAACCCGGCGCTTGATGAGCTTTGCCGCTTACCGGCCCGCCAGGTAATAAACCCTCTCTTTTCCTTCCTGTCCGCCACTGACCCGGTCGTAAGATGGCGCGCCGTTACGGCTATGGGGGTGGTTGTCGCCCGCCTGGCCGCAAAGGACATGGAAGGAGCCCGCGTCATAATGCGGCGTTTAATGTGGAGTTTGAATGACGAATCCGGG includes these proteins:
- the hemW gene encoding radical SAM family heme chaperone HemW, with amino-acid sequence MSDSKNPGLYIHVPFCRTKCPYCDFYSVTSLSLVSEWMYGLHREALIYKDRFTAFDSLYLGGGTPTLLAGHELATFMDGLFRHFTFSPDTEITIEANPDDVTLEKLTLLRDLGVNRISLGAQSFDDRELQYLGRRHTARQTDKALEWIRASGFTNAGVDLMYGFAGQTEADWMQTMKHALAFEPEHLSCYQMTPEEGTPFGKMLAEGRIKPLEEEKERDFFLLTSRFLEEHGYLHYEISNFARSEAFFSRHNRKYWQHVPYLGLGPSAHSFQDGVRWWDYRSIRKYCRALAEGKPPVDGTETLSTEQLRLEALYLGFRTRDGVSMETLHNSSPRADRILSRLQESGLVRVLQNRALPTREGFAVADRLPLLFSE
- a CDS encoding TlpA disulfide reductase family protein, yielding MIKKILIYLGIFVVFFPIFDHPARAASAPSIRDDTPAAIKLPVPQRPHEKSYLGLSGTGHFNISQIKAPVVIVEVFSMYCPHCQKNAPEVNKLYRIIEDNPYVKDKIKLIGIGAGNSSYEVEIFRKKYDISFPLFADSDYSVHKALGEVRTPYFIGIKNNKDGTYRVFYSKLGGVEKADEFLEMMLKLSGLQ
- a CDS encoding peroxiredoxin, which gives rise to MSGKKGTWFILVIGFTLFSFISPAYGLSDVYRENIYQVGDLKPRDSVPKLKVGDPAPDFTLPAVSGGKVSLSHYRGKKHVVISFVPAAWTPVCSDQWPGYNIVKDIFDQNDAVIIGITVDNIPTLYAWTRQMGELWFPVLSDFWPHGAVANSYGVLRSDGVSERALFIIDKKGAIRYIDVHDINQRPDLGVLIQELEKLNRAYPR
- a CDS encoding cytochrome c3 family protein, which translates into the protein MVSNPAPRATLRIPLQGITILSATLVIFLILSIPVTSLAAITGPCVNCHTMHNSQNGTAVVAGGPYASLLVGDCVGCHSAAGQATGINAVTGAPIVYNTSGAPTYGAGNQGLAGGNFYWVAQGDDTKGHNVFAANPDDNLSVAPGAVTSSCGAQCCHNNLDGTNTMFGTRQGCTKCHMMGNAAGPKGYHHKDDTGPIVDSADEGWYRFLDGHMSGAGSGVSGIEDSNWQYTSAANDHNEYLGYSGTKDSAANFSALGNTMTGFCCGCHGNFHIEQSGSVWQRHPSDAVIPNSGEYATAFDAAGGVGTYAPNVPVARPSLAGWTEASANVTLGTDLVMCLSCHKPHGSPYSDMLRWDYSEMIAGDDSKSGGCFTCHTQKND
- a CDS encoding cation transporter, which codes for MTTIKIKGMSCDHCVRAVSKVLNSIEGIKNVKVDLAKGEATFIEEKPVDVSMIKEQIKKAGYEVG
- a CDS encoding heavy metal translocating P-type ATPase, with the protein product MTCAACVRRVESALKSAHGVTEANVNLATARATLTHSPEWSGVEELRKILSDTGYEFLGVLGEISEDPAEAARKKEIKELKVKLYVGVVLSILIHAGSMQHWFPFLQSIPRQTMLFSLLILATPVMFWVGSRFYVGALKAARQKTTDMNTLVAVGTLSAYLYSAVATFWPDFFTRAGIAPHIYFDGAAMIITLVILGRFLEARAKGKTSAAIKKLMGLKPKTARVIRDDKEMDIPIEALVKEDIVLVRPGEKIATDGMVISGASGVDESMLTGESLPVTKQAGSEVFAGTLNKSGSFTFKATKVGAETALAQIIRLVEEAQGSKAPIQRFADKVASVFVPVVFTIAVLTFIIWYFLVPEPILSRALLNFVSVLIIACPCAMGLATPTAVMVGTGLGAENGILFKGGESLEKAYKLTTIVFDKTGTLTKGEPEVTDILPAGDLQPKDVLRIAVSIEALSEHPLAQAIVERSRREEVSPYPVHDFEALSGLGAKATFNGKKVSLGNLRLMEKERVAMQGLDQDAKRLAGEGKTCVFVVEERTAAGLIALSDVPRESARDTVSALKRMGLHVAMITGDNEKTARAIGRAVGIDQVMAEILPADKAREIRRLQEQGQVVAMVGDGINDAPALTTADIGIAIGAGTDVAIEASDITLITDDLRLVPTAIKLSSQTMKVIKQNLFWAFFYNSLGIPIAAGILYPFFGILLNPVFAAAAMAMSSVSVVGNSLRLRRSWMRSNFGRR
- a CDS encoding rubredoxin, with the translated sequence MNADYRDVKEPDFKDLPDDWTCPVCGATKDQFKKQ